In Geminocystis sp. NIES-3708, a single window of DNA contains:
- a CDS encoding DUF2949 domain-containing protein, producing the protein MPTITYNRFVKFLQEEINLPQDSIAIAQRSVNQNLGLMPMVLWQYGLVTIEQLDRIYDWLETC; encoded by the coding sequence ATGCCTACTATTACCTATAATCGTTTTGTCAAATTTTTGCAAGAGGAAATCAATTTACCTCAAGATTCTATTGCTATTGCTCAACGTTCAGTAAATCAAAACTTGGGTTTAATGCCGATGGTTTTATGGCAATATGGATTAGTTACCATCGAACAATTAGATCGTATTTATGATTGGTTAGAAACCTGTTAA
- a CDS encoding DUF192 domain-containing protein: MKLFKNYPLIILISFFFFGCDFESPSVSDNQINNSVEITPVDNTSLAQNLPIGAKLLINDQEIELEIAATPQQQSIGLMYRNSLPPNRGMLFPFNPPQTVSFWMKNVSIPLDMIFVSEGVVKNIVKAPPCKVEPCPLFNSNVPIDQVIELAENRSTELKINIGDRINVKMVEDEKKKEN, translated from the coding sequence ATGAAATTATTTAAAAATTATCCTTTAATTATTCTTATTAGTTTCTTTTTCTTTGGTTGTGATTTTGAATCCCCTTCTGTGTCTGATAATCAGATAAATAATTCTGTCGAAATTACTCCTGTTGATAATACTTCCTTGGCTCAGAATTTACCCATCGGTGCTAAATTACTAATTAATGATCAAGAAATTGAATTAGAAATTGCGGCAACTCCCCAACAACAATCTATTGGTTTAATGTATCGTAATTCCCTCCCTCCAAATCGTGGTATGTTATTTCCTTTCAATCCTCCCCAAACTGTTAGTTTTTGGATGAAAAATGTATCTATTCCCCTTGACATGATTTTTGTTTCTGAAGGAGTTGTTAAAAATATAGTTAAAGCGCCCCCTTGTAAAGTTGAACCTTGTCCTCTTTTTAATTCAAACGTACCAATTGATCAAGTCATTGAACTGGCAGAAAATAGATCAACAGAACTAAAAATCAACATTGGCGATCGCATCAATGTCAAAATGGTAGAGGATGAAAAAAAGAAGGAAAATTAA
- the psaK gene encoding photosystem I reaction center subunit PsaK, which translates to MNYLVLSNLLANIPQTVEWNFNIALVMISANLLAVFIGRFAIQKAGIGPDLPVDKPALWKKFGLPELLATLSFGHILGAGFVLGLSNAGLL; encoded by the coding sequence ATGAATTATTTAGTATTATCTAATCTTCTAGCTAATATTCCCCAAACAGTAGAATGGAATTTTAACATTGCATTAGTAATGATTTCAGCAAATTTACTGGCAGTTTTTATCGGACGATTTGCCATTCAAAAAGCGGGAATTGGTCCTGATTTACCCGTAGATAAACCTGCATTATGGAAAAAATTTGGCTTACCTGAATTATTAGCTACCCTGAGTTTTGGACATATTTTAGGAGCCGGTTTTGTCTTAGGATTATCTAATGCAGGACTTTTGTAA
- a CDS encoding FHA domain-containing protein has protein sequence MITLTLLHPLKSIAVQKWNFEPNSVIRIGRANDNEVVLYSAVVSRHHLEIRPRGNDWALVNLGSNGTFINGKKINKVLVKDGMVIRLASSGPKIKITLAQGVESNVTQESNKPKTQPLTSRDISKDTVMN, from the coding sequence GTGATTACCTTAACTCTCTTACATCCTCTCAAATCAATTGCAGTTCAAAAATGGAATTTTGAACCAAATTCAGTAATTAGAATTGGTAGAGCTAATGATAATGAGGTAGTTCTGTATAGTGCAGTCGTATCTCGTCATCATCTGGAAATTCGCCCTAGAGGGAATGATTGGGCATTGGTGAATTTAGGCTCGAATGGCACTTTTATCAATGGTAAAAAGATTAATAAAGTTTTAGTGAAAGATGGAATGGTAATACGTTTAGCAAGTTCTGGTCCTAAAATTAAAATTACTTTAGCACAAGGTGTTGAAAGTAATGTTACTCAAGAATCTAATAAGCCTAAAACTCAACCTCTTACTAGCAGAGATATTTCTAAAGACACAGTGATGAATTAA
- a CDS encoding DUF3750 domain-containing protein, producing the protein MNLTVDLRVAKIPYLGLIAVHYWFIIIENNNFERWEIWQSKHLVTTSWGHLHQNLMTATQGVGNGSSWLETQWIGKEAEILRKIIRESPEQYPYNYIYHYYPGPNSNTYVQWILNQANIPYILERRGLGKNYLKYNYFLANLRN; encoded by the coding sequence ATGAATTTGACAGTTGATTTAAGGGTGGCAAAAATTCCTTATTTAGGTTTAATTGCTGTGCATTATTGGTTTATCATTATTGAAAATAACAATTTTGAACGTTGGGAGATATGGCAAAGTAAACATTTAGTAACCACAAGTTGGGGACACTTACACCAAAATTTAATGACGGCTACTCAAGGGGTTGGGAATGGTAGTAGTTGGTTAGAAACTCAGTGGATAGGAAAAGAAGCAGAAATATTAAGAAAAATTATTCGAGAAAGTCCAGAACAATATCCTTATAATTATATTTATCATTACTATCCTGGACCAAATAGTAACACTTATGTTCAATGGATTCTTAATCAAGCTAATATTCCTTATATTTTAGAAAGACGTGGCTTAGGTAAAAATTATCTTAAATATAATTATTTTCTAGCTAATTTGAGGAATTAA
- a CDS encoding phosphoribosylanthranilate isomerase, whose product MRVKICGITNLEQGLAIVNSGADTLGFICVAKSPRYVNNEIIKNIIQQLPKEISKIGIFVNENIDNLIKTVQETGLTGIQLHGEESTAFCAQLREFLPDIEIIKAFRYQNPESLALLDSYIPVIDTILLDAYQQGVYGGTGKILNWLELLNFRPSRPWLLAGGINPDNVLNALEILKCDGIDVSSGVEISPGNKDLDKIRQLFQKLNTLKNQLNSSN is encoded by the coding sequence ATGCGCGTCAAAATATGTGGTATTACTAATTTAGAACAAGGTTTAGCTATCGTCAATTCTGGAGCTGATACTCTCGGATTTATTTGTGTGGCAAAATCTCCTCGATATGTTAACAATGAAATAATCAAAAATATTATTCAACAATTACCGAAAGAAATAAGCAAGATAGGTATATTTGTTAATGAAAATATTGATAATCTTATTAAAACAGTTCAAGAAACAGGATTAACAGGAATACAATTACATGGGGAAGAAAGTACAGCTTTTTGTGCTCAATTAAGGGAATTTTTGCCTGATATTGAAATTATTAAAGCCTTTCGCTATCAAAATCCAGAATCTTTAGCCTTATTAGATAGTTATATTCCTGTTATCGATACCATTTTATTAGACGCTTATCAACAAGGGGTTTACGGTGGTACTGGAAAAATATTAAATTGGTTAGAATTACTTAATTTTCGCCCTTCTCGCCCTTGGTTATTGGCAGGTGGTATTAATCCTGATAATGTTTTGAATGCTTTAGAAATATTGAAATGTGATGGTATTGATGTTTCTAGTGGTGTGGAAATTAGTCCTGGAAATAAAGATTTAGACAAGATTAGACAATTATTTCAAAAATTAAATACCTTGAAAAATCAACTTAATTCCTCAAATTAG
- a CDS encoding TlyA family RNA methyltransferase — MTKERLDILLTEKQLCDTRAIAQKMIRAGKVRVKQQIVDKPGTLIDIESLIEVEAEPLFVSRGGEKLVKALNEFKINIEGRICLDGGISTGGFTDCLLQQGAEKVYGVDVGYGQVAWKLRQDERLILLERTNFRHLTPEKLYNGEIFADLAVMDLSFISLTKVLAKLWELLAPPRDIILLVKPQFEVGKNKVGKNGVVRDAQIQAEAINQVLTEALRLSWQYQSLTWSPITGPAGNIEYLLWLNQIESNQPPNIDVIEKLTKESRKQLIMNNLKSSIPV; from the coding sequence TTGACCAAAGAAAGACTAGATATATTATTGACAGAAAAGCAATTGTGTGATACTAGAGCGATCGCACAAAAAATGATTAGAGCGGGAAAAGTAAGAGTCAAACAACAAATAGTAGATAAACCGGGGACTTTAATTGATATAGAGAGCTTGATTGAAGTGGAAGCTGAACCTCTTTTTGTATCCAGGGGAGGAGAAAAGTTAGTTAAAGCCTTAAATGAATTTAAGATCAATATAGAAGGAAGAATTTGCCTTGATGGGGGTATTTCTACTGGAGGATTTACAGATTGTTTATTACAACAAGGAGCTGAAAAAGTTTATGGTGTAGATGTGGGATATGGACAAGTAGCATGGAAATTACGACAAGATGAGAGGTTAATTTTATTAGAAAGAACTAATTTCCGTCATTTAACTCCAGAAAAACTCTATAACGGAGAAATTTTTGCTGATTTAGCCGTAATGGATTTATCTTTTATTTCTTTAACAAAAGTATTAGCTAAATTATGGGAATTATTAGCCCCCCCTAGAGACATTATTTTATTAGTTAAACCTCAGTTTGAAGTCGGGAAAAATAAAGTCGGTAAAAATGGTGTTGTCAGAGATGCTCAAATTCAAGCTGAAGCCATTAATCAAGTTTTAACTGAAGCACTCAGACTAAGTTGGCAATATCAAAGTTTAACATGGTCTCCCATTACAGGACCAGCAGGAAATATAGAATATCTACTTTGGCTAAATCAAATAGAGAGTAATCAACCCCCTAATATTGATGTCATTGAAAAATTAACCAAGGAAAGTCGTAAACAATTAATAATGAATAATTTAAAATCAAGTATTCCAGTCTAA